The segment ATAACACACCAAACAAAACCATAAGGCTTTCTTTTCACCAAGTAATGTAGCGAGCGTATTCACACCAGCCTTTTTATCGGCATCGATATCTGGAACTGCCGAATAGGTTTGCATACCAAAGGCCCATACCAATCCACCAAGAACAGCCAACCATTCTATATGGGTATTTCCAGTTACAAAAAAGCCAACTACTGCTGGCGACACATATATAATCGCTGAAAACAAGACATCTAAAGGCGGTTTACTTTTAGCGCGAATGGGCGTTGCAGAATAGAAAATTCCTGTAAATAAAAATACAACTAAAGCAATTTTGGTCGGAATATTTACCACAAAAAACAAGAGTAAAAACGGCATAACTAATGCCCCAGTAATCAACCATAATCTGTTATGCTTTTCAGGTTGCAATACGGTTTCGTACGCAACCTTCTTTTCATTATGGATATCAGTTTGGTAGTCGTAAATATCATTGATACCATAGATAAGCACATTAGCTGGAAGCGAAAAGAACACTCCGAAAGCGACCAATAAAAAGGTGGTAAAATTGTCGTGTTCAAACGGATTTCCAGAAGCTATCATCCCTACAAGGAAAGTTCCAAGCACATACATCCAAAACCTAGGTCTGGATAAAAAAAAGACGTCTTTGAGTGACAGTTTCATAACGCTACAAAAATACGCTGATACGGTGAGTAATCATTTAAGGTTTTGTTAAAGGTTTTAGTTTTCCTAAATAAGATACACTAATGCACATTGCTATGACTTATTCTGATATGATTTATTGACTATCTCCTGATTCATAGCAAGAAAAAACAGATGACTATAGTTTCAAAATTAAGTTAGGATCCAAGCAATTTTCCTTATAAAACTCCAAATCCATTTTACTGCAAACACCAGGATAATCCCCTTTATAATCTTGCATGTCTTTAATAATCTGAAAATGTAAATGTGGTGCATAATCCCCATTAACACTTGCATCTCCTAATGTCGCAATTTGTTGTCCTTTATTGAAGACATGCCCTACTTTTAAATTTTCAATGGAAGCTGAACTCAAATGCCCATAAAGGGTATAAAACTCTAGGTTATCGATATGATGCTTTAAGATGATGGTCGGGCCGTAGTCTCCAAAAGTGGTATTGTTTTTAAAGCTGTGAACTGTGCCATCTAAGGGCGTATAGATAGGGGTTTCCGCAGCAATCCATAGATCTAATCCTAAATGGATATTGCGTTCGGTTTCGGGATTAGCAGCCTTAAAATAAGTGCTACGCTGATAGATATTTCGGGTTTCGATATACCCGCCATAAGCCACTTTGGCTTGGTGAGCTGTGATATGTGCATGGATATAGGACTCTAACTTATTTGATGAGGACACATCTACAGAAGCTAGGTCTTTGTTAGATTTTGATAAATCTAAGGGAACGTAGTCATTTATAGAGATATTTGAATCTAACACAAAACATCTTGATAAAGCCTTAAGTGATTTTTCTACAGTATTTTTCATGGAATGCTCCTAATTCTTGAATACCGCTTCTAGTGCTTCCGATTTGTCTTTTGCATAGGTCAATGTGCTGTCCATAGCAAAACATTTTCTGAAATTTTCTAGTGCACGTAATGTATCTCCAGTTGCTAACAGTGCGTCACCATAACTATCATAAGGATTCGCAGAACTCGGAAACTGCTCTGTATTAAATTTAAATATTTGAAGCGCATCATCTAAACGATTGTCCCTAATTAATCCATAGCCCAAACTATTTAATTCTACTTCAGAAAAATCATAATTTTCAGGACTATTAGCCTTTAACATCTTATAAGAGCGTAATGCAGCATCTACATTTTCAGCATAAATTTTTTCGGCCAATTCATTTTTAATATGAAGTTTAGGAAGATTATAAGCCTCTCCTTGTCTGATACTTGTTATGCCATTATGTATGTCTCTCATATATTCTGTAGAATTATTAGTTAATAAAATAAATCCACTTTTAGCATCGACTTCATTATGTAAAAAAGTCCCAAATCCAACCCATCCACCGGAATGATTCACGACTTTCGGTTCTCCTGGATTATACTCTAAAAACCAACCAAAGCCATAGCCTGTATATTCGCCATCGTTAGTTTTACCAGAAGCCCAAGCTTCGTCTAAATAGTCCTTAGAAATAATGGTATAATTGGCCAGTGCCATATTCCAGTTGTACAAATCTTCTAGTGTTGAATAGATGCCTCCATCCCCTCTTACATCATTAACTATATCATAATCATTAGGAATAAATTCGTTTTGATTGAGGGCTGTTTGATATCCAAAAACACGATTAGGCATTTCTGGGTCTGCATCCATTTGATATTTATACAATGTTGTATGTGTCATGCCTACTGGATCAAAAATTTGCTCTTTCAGAAATTGTCTAAAATGTTGCCCAGAGATCTTTTCAACAATGGTTGCTAGCACCAGATACCCTGTATTGCTGTATTCCCATTTTTCGCCTGGCTGAAAATCCAACTCCGGATCAACGCGATAAAAGGTATTTAAGATTTCGTCGTTACCCAAAATATAGGTTTTTGTTGGATCTTCTTTCACAAAGTTTTCGGCAATCAATCGTTCATAATCGGTTACACCAGACGTGTGGTGTAATAAATGACGAACGGTAATATTATCATAAGGGAAGTCTGATAAAATCGAATTGACCTTCTGATCATAATCTAACTGTCCTTTTTCTTTCAATTTCATAATCGCCATTCCTGTAAATTGTTTACTTACCGATGCTAATCTAAATTGTGAATTAAGGTTTAATGAATCTATAGGGTCGATGGATCTTAATCCGTATGCACTTTTAAAAACCACCTCACCATTGTCGTAGACTAAAATATTTCCTGTATGAATACCTAGAGTTTTCATTTCATTGACAAACTGAGCATACTCACCTTTTTTATCTGCTGTTAACACATCATTGGTGTCATTTTTACATGAAAAAAAGCATGCCAAAAAGAGACATACTAGCGTTAGATGTTTTAATAAAGTCATATGTGTTTATTATCGTATTTCTATAACATAAAAATAAGTCTTTTTAATTAGTCTTTAAGAAGCACATCACTATACTTTGCATTTAGGACTATAGTCTTTCCAGAATTTTTGTCATTAGGATAATTCTCAATTGTTTTTTGGGTGGTCAATTTATTATTCAATCGCGAGCGATTACCCTTAAAATAAATGCTATAGTCTGTCTTAGGTAATGAAATCACTGCCTCACTATTCTCTAAAATGATATTTAAATTATTAAAGGTATCTGCTATATTCGAAATTGTTAAGTCTCCAAAACTGCCATCAATAATGGCACTATTCACCAAATTACCTAATACAATATCTGATGAATTACTATTCAAGACCAAGCGTTCTACAGTTTGAATTTGTGCATCATTAACATACTTTAAATTAAGCTCACCAAGACTCCATGTTGTAATATCTACTGGAGAATAAGACACATTGATGGAAGTGTCTCTTCCATCAATGTGATTTGCTACTAATACAGAATGCGATATATTTGCTTTGAGATTATTAATGACAGAAGCTATTTTTAATTCTCCGTGTCTAACGTTCAAATTCAGTTTTGCTTTTTTAGGCATTCTAATCTTTATGGTTTTTTTTACCTTATCACCGCTTCCAAACTCTAATCGTTTTGCAGTCTTATCACGACGCTTGTCATTAGCATCTTGCTGCTCATGAAGACGTTTTTCAATAATCTCTGCATGTTTCTCATGCTCTTTTTCATATTGCGCCATTCGCTTTTCGATTTCCGCACCACGTTTTTCCATTTCTTTTCCAAATTTCTCACCCCAAACTTCCATGTCTTTAGCCCATTTTTCGTCAAAGCGCTTGCCAAATTCTTCTCCCCAAGCTTCCATCTTTTTCCCGTAGTCTTTGCCAAACTTTTCACCGAATTTTTCACCCCAAGCTTCCATGCGTTTTTCGTAAGATGAAAAATCTACTTTTGCCATTTCTCTTCCCCAGGCTTTCATTTTTTCTTTATACGCTTTACCATATTCCTTCTCATAATCCTTACTCCATTGCTCCAAATAAGCTTCACCATCTTTTTTATAAGCCTCTGTATCAAAACTCACGTTACTAATTCCTTTTGGAAGCTCTGGTAACTGTGGCAATACTGGCATTTCGGGCACTTCAAGACGCGCCATTTCTGGCATCTCGGGTAGATTTGGCATTTCTGGCATTTCAGGCATTTCGGCAAGATTGAGTTCTCCAAGAACTTCTAGAGCCTTCAAGGCCTCTAAGGATTCTAAGCCAATATGTATGTCCCCAATATTGTCCCAAGAATTATGCAAACCACCTTCCGAAGAAATTTTTACATAATCACCTGAGCCTTCTACTTCAATATTCCATCGATTTAAAGCCTCTTGGAGCTCTTCCTTAGATAACTTTTCACCATCAATATAGGCTTCAATTTCTAAGGTGCTTTTGTTCCAAGTATCTATTTCTATTTGCACATAACTGGTATTTAAATCAATGGTAACATCTTTTTTTACGTCGATCGACTTTGACATCTTGGTCAACTGTTGTTGTGCTGAAACACTAATAGTGAAACAGAAAAACAAGAGTACTAATGTGATATATTTTGTTTTCATTTTTTTATGTTTTATGCTGAAATATCCCATGATTAATTTTGAGTCGTGAGGATTTCAGACCATTTGGTTTATGTTGTTTGCGCTTCTTCAGAAGTGCTTAACTCTTTTAGTTGTTCTTTTAAGCGATACAATAAATTGAGACGTAATTTCAGATTATCAATTAAGGCACTAACCGTCAACTCGTTTGGACCATTTTCGGTAAGCTCTACTGATAGGCGCTTATACTCCTCATTTAACTCAGCAAGTCTCACTACATAGCCGTCAAATAACTCTTTATTATCGGGTGTTAATTTCACTTTAGACAATTCCAAATTGATATTTGCCAAGTAATAATCTTCAAGCTTTTTAAAATCAGGAGAAATATCGCCTAGTGATCTTAACTCTTGTTCATTTGAAGGGTCTTGGTTATTTACAATTTCGGTTCGAATGGATTCTGCTTCATTAAAAAACTGATATGCTCCAAAGCTCAATCCTATTAACACAAGGATGCTTGCCGCTATATAAAATATGCTGAAACGTTTTGTGATTGATGTGTCTTTTGGTAAAGCTTCATCTAATTTTGTGATGAAACGTGCCTCATGACCTTCGCCCATTTTTAATTGCGAATCCTTCGGTTCATTTTTAAATAAGTCTCTAAGATCTTGTGCCATTTTTAATAGGTATTAACAGTTCTTTTAATTTCGCTTTTCCTCTGGAGAGTTGGGTCCTTGATGCGACTTCTGAAATATTTAAAATTTCAGAAATCTCCTGATGATCATAGCCTTCCATGAGATATAACATCACAACATGGCGATATTTATCAGGAAGTTTTTCAATCGCATCTTTGACTTCGTCTACAGTTATTGTATCCTCTACTAACCATTCGTTTTCATAACTCGTATCAACTACTTTCAGATGCACCTCATCTAAGTCTTGCAAATGCTGTTTCTTAGATTTTAGATAGTCAATCGCTCTATTAATAACGATACGTTTTAACCAAGCTCCAAAAGTAACCTCAGCGCTATACTGATTGAGTTTTGTAAATGCTTTAATAAAGGCCTCTTGTACGATATCTTCAGCTTCCATAGAATCCTTTACAAATCGCATTGCTACAACATACATTCCATCACAATACTGATTGTATAATCGTAATTGTGCAGTCCTGTCGTTCTGCTTACATTGCTCAATAATGTCAACTTGAAGTGTCTTCAAATCTCTTTTGGTTTGGTTACATACCTCATAAATAAATTACTTCTATTTGGTATTGGTTCACTCTAAAGACGAAACAAAAAAGTGATTGTTGCAAAAATGAGTTCTTTTTTTATTTTAAAAATAAAATTTTGATTCTCAGCGTTATTAGTTTAGCATTTCAATTATCTTTGATATCGAAAAATTACAATCCTTCTATATTGCTATGAATACGTTTTTTAAACGCTTACTTGTTACACTATCTATCCTTGCTATAGGACTTTTTATCTATTCATATTTTGTTGAAAATATTTTTTCTTCACGGCTCAGTCCTAAAGATACAGTAGAATTTAAAGTCAACGATCTTAAACTAGAAGTATTCTACAACCGACCGTCAAAAAAAGGACGTGATGTTTTTGGCGCTTTAGTTCCTTATAATAAGGTTTGGCGTACAGGTGCAAATGAAGCTACCACCTTTGAAACTAATAAAAATTTAATGATCAAAGGCATTTATGTGCCCAAAGCAAAGTATACGCTTTGGACCGTTCCAAATGACTCGACTTGGAAGGTGATACTCAATACCAAACAGTATGCTTGGGGAGTTGATGAAGAAATGCAGCCCATGTGGGATCCTAATTATGATTTACTTGAAATTGAGGTTCCAGTAGAACATTTAGATGACGTAGTTGAACAATTTACCATTGCATTTGATAATTCAACAGACCGACTAAAACTCACGATGGCTTGGGATAAAACAAAAATAGCAGTACCTTTAGATGTCGTAAAGGACTAAAACAATAAGGGGTTTGTCAAAGCAATCTAAATCTTCTGCACTACACGAAAAAGATGGTGTTTCGCAATCGGATATCACCAACAAAGATTCTATAAGTTCTATTCAGAAAAAACGCCGTCAGCAGCCCACAACGGAAGCCTTAGTTTCTGAAATTTTAAACGGCAATATTACCGCATTAAGTCGCGCCATTACATTAGTTGAAAGTGCGAATCCAAAACATCTTGAAAAGGCTAACGGTATTATCAAATTATGCTTACCGCATGCTAATCAATCTATTCGGATTGGAATTACAGGCGTTCCTGGTGTTGGAAAAAGCACCTTTATTGAAGCCTTCGGATTACATCTTACCAACGCTGGCAAAAAAGTGGCAGTACTTGCTATAGACCCGAGCAGCAGTCTTAGTAAAGGCAGTATATTAGGAGACAAAACCCGAATGGAAGATTTGGTAAAAAACGACAATGCGTTTATTAGACCCTCTGCTTCTGGCACCTCTTTAGGTGGTGTTGCCCGTAAAACTCGTGAAACTATTATTTTATGCGAAGCTGCTGGATATGACACTATTATTATTGAAACCGTTGGTGTTGGCCAAAGTGAAACCGCCGTACACAGTATGGTAGATTTCTTTTTACTACTAAAAATTGCTGGTGCTGGAGATGAATTACAAGGTATTAAACGCGGTATCATTGAAATGGCCGATGCAATAGCCATTAATAAAGCGGATGGCGAGAATCTCAAAGCCGCTAAACTAGCTAAAGTGGAATTTAATAGGGCCTTGCATTTATATCCACAAAAAGATTCAGAATGGCAACCCAAAGTTACGCTTTGCAGCGCTTTAAAACGTGAAGGTATTTCAGATCTGTGGGCTTTAATTTCAGACTATATCGAACATACTAAAGCAAATAACTACTTTGAAAACAATAGGACCAATCAAAATAAATTCTGGCTACTTCAAACCATTGAAGAAAGACTGAAATCTGATTTTTTTAATCAACCTAACATTAAGCAAGCCTTAAAATCTCAATTACAACTCATTGAAGACGGAAAAACGACTCCTTTTGTTGCTGCGGAATATTTATTGAATCTTAAATAGTGTTACATTATTGATCAATGGCTCACATACTCTCCATCATTATTCCTATTTACAATGAAGAAGATAATATTATGCGCTTGGAAGATGCGTTATTGAAATATATCGACATTGCATTAATACCAATAAAAGTCCTTTTCGTAAATGATGGATCCACGGACAGCAGTCAGAAACTTATTGACACTATTTGCAAACGCCATTCAAGTTTTAATTATCTCCTGTTCACTGAAAACTTCGGATTGAGTGCAGCAATTAAAGCTGGATTTGATTATGTTGATACTGATTTAGTGGGTTATATGGACGCTGATTTACAAACGAGCCCTAACGATTTTAACCTACTCATAGAACATATAGACAACTACGATTTAGTGACAGGCGTACGTATCAATAGAAAAGATGGATTAAGCAAACTCATCTCCTCGAAAATAGCAAATAGTTTCAGGCGTTTATTTACGCGTGATGGGATGGATGATACTGGTTGTCCGTTAAAACTTTTAAAAACAACTTACGCCAAACGCATTCCGATGTTTAAAGGCTTACACCGGTTTTTGCCTGCAATGATTCTTTTACAGGAAGGCACCATAAAACAAGTACCTGTTCAACATTTTCCAAGAGTGGCTGGTAAAAGTAAATTTGGGTTTTGGAATCGTTCTATTGGACCTTTTCTAGATTGTTTTGTTTACGCTTGGATGAAGAAGAAGTATATTAATTATATCGTTTCTAAGACCGATATATGAATTGCTGGATCATTTATAGTATTGGATTTTTGGCACAGCTCTTATTCTCTTCAAGGCTGATAATTCAGTGGATCATCTCCGAAAAACAGCGACGTGTTATTACTCCAACTTTGTTTTGGTCCCTGAGTCTTATTGCTTCAATTTTATTATTTATATATGGCTACTTACGCAATGACTTTGCCATCATGTTCGGACAATTTTTAACCTATTATATTTACATCAGAAACTTGCAATTACAAAGAAAATGGCAACAACTTTCAAAACCCATTCGCTGGTTTATAATAGTTTTTCCGTTGGTATTGAGTTGTTATTACAGCATCACCTATAACATTGATTTCGATCAATTTTTTAATACTCATGATATTCCATTTTGGCTGTTAACTTTAGGAATTATATCACAACTCATCTTTACATTTCGGTTTGTGTATCAATGGCTGTATTCAGAACGGCAAAAAATATCCGTATTGCCTTATGGATTTTGGTTCATAAGTCTCATTGGCGCTTTACTAATTCTCATTTATGCCTTATTTAGATTAGACTGGGTACTTCTTATCGGACATACTTTTGGAACACTAATCTATTTGAGAAACATTTACCTTTTAAAACAACAGGATTTAAAAAATAAGACGGACTAACTAACTCTAAAACGATTTTGCAGGTAGCTATTTAATTTATAAAAAAGCAAACCAGATAGCGCTCCAAAGACCATTCCGCTTAAGACATCCAAAGGATAATGAACGCCAATATAAATTCTACTATAACCCATTGCCATTGCCCAAATGATCATAACAAACGGCAAGAATTTATATTTAGATCTGAGCATCAAACTTGTAAACACTGCAACCGACATAGAATTTGAAGCGTGTCCAGAAAAATAACCATATCTGCCACCACAGTACTCTTTAACTAGTCTAAACATCCCATCTATATCTTCATTGTGACACGGACGTAAACGCATCACTAATACTTTTTTAAAAACGTTGGTTATTTGATCTGTGAATGTAATCATCAAGGCAACCACCAAAAGGGTAAAAATGAAAGTTTTAGTATTTAAGCGCTTATACATGAGATAAGCCAACACCGCATAAAATGGGATCCAATTAAATTTGGTTGTATAGAACATCCAAAAGCCATCCCACGTCTCTGAACCCAGATTGTTTAGGTATAAAAAAAGATCGGTATCGATTTGTATGAGTTGGTCTAACATTAATCGTCGTATCTGGAAACTTCTCTATCGTAAAAATTGGTTGCATCCTGAATCAAATTTTCAGTTTCAGTTTCCAATTCTTTTTGATCGTGTTCATCAAACTCCTCAAGCCATTCTACATCATCATCTTCAAGATTAATAATAAATCTAGGGAATTCTGTATGAATCACATAAATAGCATTTGGATAATCTGTATTGTCGCCGAGTATAAATTTTGGTAGTTCCATATTAGTCTTTACGCATTAGTATTTGACAAAATTAACTTTTTCGTGAGATAATTAAATCTAATGAACAATAATATTGCTGCTGTCGTTAATCCGGCCAGTAATCCTAGCCATATTCCGAAACTTCCATAGGCTTCCTCTTTTCCGAGGAAAAAGCATATCGGAAATCCTACTACCCAATAAGAAATAAAAGTAATAATTGTAGGGATTTTAACATCTTGTAACCCTCTAAGCGCGCCCAGCACTACAACTTGTATGCTATCACTTATTTGAAAGATAGCTGCCGCGAGCATTAATTGAGCGGCAATTGCTACCACTTCCATATTATCACTTAGATTAGTGCTATCGTCAAAATCGACATATATTTTTGGTAAATCATCATGAAAGAAAAAGAAAATGGCTCCGAAGCATATGCCCAATAAAGTCGCTAACAGAAATATAGAAAACGCAATGCGTCGCAATTCGAAATATTGATGCAAGCCTTTTTGATTTCCAACGCGAATCATAGACGCCACACTCAGTCCCATGGCAACCATGAAGGTCATGGAGGATAAATTAAGTGCTATTTGATTCGCAGCTTGTGGATTTTTTCCTAATAATCCGCTTAACCATATGGCAGCAGTAAAAATCGCTACCTCAAAAAACATTTGCATGGCGCTTGGTGCCCCTAGATTAATAAGCTTTCTTATCATCAATTTATCCAAAACAAAAATCTTAATATGCGTGACGTAGTTTTTAGACTTTTCTTTTTTGGTGAGTAGCCACCATAAATGAGCAACCATAATCAATCTTGCTATGACGGTACCATAAGCAGCACCCACAATACCTAACTGAGGGCATCCAAATTTTCCAAAAATAAGTGCATAATTTAATATCACATTGACAACATTTGCAAGAATCGTAGCATACATTGGATATCTGGTCATTGATAAGCCGTCACTAAACTGTTTGAACGCCTGAAAAACGATTAAAGGAATTAGTGAAAACGCTACAAGATTTAAGTAAGGTAAAGCCAGTTCAACAACTTCTACTGGTTGCTTCATAAAATACAACAAAGGTTTCGCTACAAAAACCGACAAGAATAACATCACCCCCAACACCGTACACAAGAATAAACCATGCTTAAAAGATGATTTACCCTCATTGAAATTATTTGCCGCATCGGCTTCGGCTACTAATGGTGTTATTGCTGTAGAGAATCCAATACCAATAGACATCGCAATAAACATGAAGCTATTACCTAAAGATACTGCTGCCAGTTCTGCCGTACCCAACTGCCCCACCATTATATTATCAACAAAGCTCACAAAAGTATGACCTAACATTCCTAAAATTACAGGAGCTGCAAGCCGAAGGTTATAGTTAAATTCTTTAGTGTATTGAGATAAAATCAACTGGTTTCTTTTAAAGTTGGCAAAGTTAAGCCATTTGAATTAGCTAGCATTATAGGGCTTGACAATTCCTGCTAACATAAGAATCAAATCATTGATTATGATAAAGATATAAACTAAAATTGTTAATAAATTGAACTAAAAAGGTATGAGAGAGAGCGACTAAACGCTTATTTTTGATTCAGATTAGATACCTTATTTTAGTAGGTTAGGTATTTGGAAAAGAAACTTTTTTAGCTATTATTTTAGAGGGATTTAAAAATTTTGGTGTTAAAAAACGTTTCAAGCAAAAAGAGGCTTTGGTCTCTTTTTGTTATTTATTGACATGACTAAAATTTCCGTCCGAGCCATTCTCTAAATTTATAAAATGTTGGTAATGGGTCTTTTAAGAATGATTTCAATTCTGTATGGTTCATTAGAAATTTGTATTTAAACAAAAAGTGGGGACGTCGCAGAATAGTTTTGATGACACCTTTTAATCGCATGTATTGAACGTGGTCAAATGCCTTACAGCCTATAGTTTGCTGCAGTGCTAATTGAATGGCTAAATCAGGAAAATTCACACCTGCATTTAATGAACCTTCTATACTACCCCAAAACCGTGGATTTATTTCAATCAATTTATAGCTTGACGCCTGTTCATCATATCTTAAATCCAAATGCGCAACACCCGACCAATTGAGTTTAGCCATTACATCTCGTGCAATCTCTAACACCTCATCATTGTTTAGAAATTCAAAGCTTAGTTGCGGTGCATAAGCATTGTTACCCTTTAAATTTCCTTTTTGTATGGTATGAGTTACGATGTCACCATTTAGGCAAATTACGCTACAATCTATATCATAACCTTTAATATATTCTTGAATGAAATACGAATCCTTATGTCCTCGCAATTTTTTGCGTAACTGAGGTGCAGAATCTACCCTCTCTATGCCATCACCACCTTTTAAATCTAGCGGCTTTATTAGAATTGGAAAATTCATCTCGTTTAAATTGACCTTCGTACCATCAGGAGTTAAATAATAGCTCTTTGGATGCGGAATTTGGTTAAGTTCGCAAAACTCATGGAGACTTTTCTTATTGACACTAATGTCAAATTGGGTTAATCCTGGTAGAGGAATTACTTTTGCTTGCTGTGAAATATCATTTTGATGCTTGATGAAAAACGAAATTTCAGCTTCAGCAATAGGAAGGACTATTGAAATTGAATTCAATTCTATTTCCTTATTAATAATGTCCACCCAAGGTTCAGTTATTTGCCGAGGATAGTATTTATAATATGTAGTAAATTTAGAGTATTTAGTTGCCGTCCGTTTCTTGCGTGACAATACAAATATCTTATAGGTCTCAATCTGAGACAAACAGTGAATTACAGATAGAGCCCAAGTACTGTTCCCATCTGGCACTAAAACATTGAGTTTTTCGCTCATGTGTTTATGAAGCGTGTATGATTAATAGCAGTTCAAATATAATATTTTTAAAATGTAATATTTTGAACGTACAATTTAGCATGATTAAACTCTGAAATCATATCATCAATGATTTGGGCAGCTGGTTTAATATCATGAATCAATCCAGCGATTTGACCAATTTCTAGTTCTCCATCGTCCAAGTCTCCTTCAAACATACCTCGTTTTGCTCGAGCGCGACCTAAAAGTATTTTTAAATCTTCTACTGATGGTCCTGTTTTATACAGTTCTTGGAGCTCATTAAAAAACTTGTTTTTAATCAATCGCACAGGTGCTAATTCCTTTAATGTAAGCTGGGTATCTCCTTCCTTGGCATCCACTACGACTTGTTTAAAATCGATATGAGCCGAAGATTCTTCACTGGCAACAAAGCGACTTCCGACTTGCACAGCATCTGCTCCTAAAATCATAACAGCTAACATGATTTGACCAGTGGCTATACCTCCAGCCGCAATTAATG is part of the Formosa sp. Hel1_31_208 genome and harbors:
- a CDS encoding prenyltransferase, with protein sequence MKLSLKDVFFLSRPRFWMYVLGTFLVGMIASGNPFEHDNFTTFLLVAFGVFFSLPANVLIYGINDIYDYQTDIHNEKKVAYETVLQPEKHNRLWLITGALVMPFLLLFFVVNIPTKIALVVFLFTGIFYSATPIRAKSKPPLDVLFSAIIYVSPAVVGFFVTGNTHIEWLAVLGGLVWAFGMQTYSAVPDIDADKKAGVNTLATLLGEKKALWFCLVCYLISASIGYVFLGPIAIGFGLVYGLMVLLSINNMSKLFKYYTYFPLINVVTGAVLFFFLFFKEVM
- a CDS encoding peptidoglycan DD-metalloendopeptidase family protein, with the translated sequence MKNTVEKSLKALSRCFVLDSNISINDYVPLDLSKSNKDLASVDVSSSNKLESYIHAHITAHQAKVAYGGYIETRNIYQRSTYFKAANPETERNIHLGLDLWIAAETPIYTPLDGTVHSFKNNTTFGDYGPTIILKHHIDNLEFYTLYGHLSSASIENLKVGHVFNKGQQIATLGDASVNGDYAPHLHFQIIKDMQDYKGDYPGVCSKMDLEFYKENCLDPNLILKL
- a CDS encoding serine hydrolase domain-containing protein, with protein sequence MTLLKHLTLVCLFLACFFSCKNDTNDVLTADKKGEYAQFVNEMKTLGIHTGNILVYDNGEVVFKSAYGLRSIDPIDSLNLNSQFRLASVSKQFTGMAIMKLKEKGQLDYDQKVNSILSDFPYDNITVRHLLHHTSGVTDYERLIAENFVKEDPTKTYILGNDEILNTFYRVDPELDFQPGEKWEYSNTGYLVLATIVEKISGQHFRQFLKEQIFDPVGMTHTTLYKYQMDADPEMPNRVFGYQTALNQNEFIPNDYDIVNDVRGDGGIYSTLEDLYNWNMALANYTIISKDYLDEAWASGKTNDGEYTGYGFGWFLEYNPGEPKVVNHSGGWVGFGTFLHNEVDAKSGFILLTNNSTEYMRDIHNGITSIRQGEAYNLPKLHIKNELAEKIYAENVDAALRSYKMLKANSPENYDFSEVELNSLGYGLIRDNRLDDALQIFKFNTEQFPSSANPYDSYGDALLATGDTLRALENFRKCFAMDSTLTYAKDKSEALEAVFKN
- a CDS encoding RNA polymerase sigma factor produces the protein MKTLQVDIIEQCKQNDRTAQLRLYNQYCDGMYVVAMRFVKDSMEAEDIVQEAFIKAFTKLNQYSAEVTFGAWLKRIVINRAIDYLKSKKQHLQDLDEVHLKVVDTSYENEWLVEDTITVDEVKDAIEKLPDKYRHVVMLYLMEGYDHQEISEILNISEVASRTQLSRGKAKLKELLIPIKNGTRS
- a CDS encoding DUF2911 domain-containing protein yields the protein MNTFFKRLLVTLSILAIGLFIYSYFVENIFSSRLSPKDTVEFKVNDLKLEVFYNRPSKKGRDVFGALVPYNKVWRTGANEATTFETNKNLMIKGIYVPKAKYTLWTVPNDSTWKVILNTKQYAWGVDEEMQPMWDPNYDLLEIEVPVEHLDDVVEQFTIAFDNSTDRLKLTMAWDKTKIAVPLDVVKD
- the meaB gene encoding methylmalonyl Co-A mutase-associated GTPase MeaB; the encoded protein is MRGLSKQSKSSALHEKDGVSQSDITNKDSISSIQKKRRQQPTTEALVSEILNGNITALSRAITLVESANPKHLEKANGIIKLCLPHANQSIRIGITGVPGVGKSTFIEAFGLHLTNAGKKVAVLAIDPSSSLSKGSILGDKTRMEDLVKNDNAFIRPSASGTSLGGVARKTRETIILCEAAGYDTIIIETVGVGQSETAVHSMVDFFLLLKIAGAGDELQGIKRGIIEMADAIAINKADGENLKAAKLAKVEFNRALHLYPQKDSEWQPKVTLCSALKREGISDLWALISDYIEHTKANNYFENNRTNQNKFWLLQTIEERLKSDFFNQPNIKQALKSQLQLIEDGKTTPFVAAEYLLNLK
- a CDS encoding glycosyltransferase, yielding MAHILSIIIPIYNEEDNIMRLEDALLKYIDIALIPIKVLFVNDGSTDSSQKLIDTICKRHSSFNYLLFTENFGLSAAIKAGFDYVDTDLVGYMDADLQTSPNDFNLLIEHIDNYDLVTGVRINRKDGLSKLISSKIANSFRRLFTRDGMDDTGCPLKLLKTTYAKRIPMFKGLHRFLPAMILLQEGTIKQVPVQHFPRVAGKSKFGFWNRSIGPFLDCFVYAWMKKKYINYIVSKTDI
- a CDS encoding lipid-A-disaccharide synthase N-terminal domain-containing protein, whose translation is MNCWIIYSIGFLAQLLFSSRLIIQWIISEKQRRVITPTLFWSLSLIASILLFIYGYLRNDFAIMFGQFLTYYIYIRNLQLQRKWQQLSKPIRWFIIVFPLVLSCYYSITYNIDFDQFFNTHDIPFWLLTLGIISQLIFTFRFVYQWLYSERQKISVLPYGFWFISLIGALLILIYALFRLDWVLLIGHTFGTLIYLRNIYLLKQQDLKNKTD